One genomic region from Lathamus discolor isolate bLatDis1 chromosome 21, bLatDis1.hap1, whole genome shotgun sequence encodes:
- the ANKLE1 gene encoding ankyrin repeat and LEM domain-containing protein 1 isoform X5, which produces MASCRGLVAGDVNPQEPPMYQHVTPRTRSRLLASAERFGASSSSSVDTLEMPRRPPRLRAPRGVPKDPAATSGCCVTPQGTDVCSGDGEETGLWGDTVLLPGAPSSSPGSSPRVLLVPGDCGHPQCPPSDAQGSPGSSPTVLLVPGDCGHPQFPPSDAQGSSGSSPTVLLVPGDCGHPQCPLSDAQGSPGSSPTELLIPGDPQCPPTDAQGSPCATFRVLEGGSGCQDPSPLGASQPLWLHRRFCRLLGPRAPTVPPSTQEHLECEEWDRAPIERHSPDHEDTALPRPLSDEDLRRQLRALGAEPGPITALTRQLYLRRLEELLRMPRNRRAGHSPELVATLRSGLIPDCAQDELVLRQEFDHPDRSRHWREGLVKSSFNYLLLDPRTTQNLPLRSHHLSPAECFRTFVQAIFYVGKGTRMRPYSHLTEALGQHRAGTQKGCPKVRRILEIWASGHGVLSVHCFQSTVPAEAYTREGCLVEALGLQTITNQRKGLCYGAVAHWPAARRRRLGVHMLHRAMSIFLAEGERQLRPVDIQGGR; this is translated from the exons ATGGCTTCCTGCAGAGG GCTCGTCGCTGGGGATGTCAACCCGCAGGAGCCCCCCATGTACCAGCATGTCACCCCCAGGACCCGGAGCCGCCTCCTGGCCTCTGCAGAGCGCTTCggtgcctcctcttcctcctctgttgACACACTGGAGATGCCACGGAGACCCCCCAGGCTCAGAGCACCCCGGGGTGTCCCCAAGGATCCTGCTGCCACCTCAGGGTGCTGTGTCACCCCGCAGGGCACAGATGTGTGCAGTGGGGACGGAGAGGAGACAGGCTTGTGGGGTGACACTGTGCTCCTCCCCGGagcccccagcagctcccctggctccagccccagggtgctgctggTCCCTGGGGACTGTGGGcacccccagtgccccccatcAGATGCTCAGGGCTCCCctggctccagccccacagTGCTGCTGGTCCCTGGGGACTGTGGGCACCCCCAGTTCCCCCCATCAGATGCTCAGGGCTCCTctggctccagccccacagTGCTGCTGGTCCCTGGGGACTGTGGGCACCCTCAGTGCCCCCTCTCCGATGCTCAGGGCTCCCCTGGCTCCAGCCCCACGGAGCTGCTCATCCCTGGGgacccccagtgccccccaacAGATGCTCAGGGCTCCCCCTGTGCCACCTTCAGGGTGCTGGAAGGTGGCTCCGGGTGCCAGGACCCTTCGCCCTTGGGGGCATCACAGCCCCTGTGGCTCCACAGGCGCTTCTGCCGCCTCCTGGGACCGCGGGCCCCGACCGTGCCCCCCAGCACCCAAGAGCACCTCGAGTGCGAGGAGTGGGACCGGGCACCCATCGAGCGCCACAGCCCTGACCATGAGGACACGGCACTGCCGCGGCCCCTCTCAGATGAGGACCTGCGCCGGCAGCTGCGGGCACTGGGGGCCGAGCCAGGGCCCATCAcggcactcaccaggcagctCTACCTGCGgcggctggaggagctgctgaggatgcCCCGGAACAGGCGAGCGG GGCACAGCCCAGAGCTAGTGGCCACGCTGCGGAGTGGCCTCATCCCTGACTGCGCCCAGGATGAGCTGGTGCTGAGGCAGGAGTTCGACCACCCCGATCGGAGCCGGCACTGGCGGGAAGGGCTGGTCAAGTCCAGCTTCAACTACCTCCTCCTCGACCCCAG GACCACCCAGAACCTGCCGCTCCGCTCGCACCACCTGAGCCCGGCCGAGTGCTTCAGGACCTTCGTCCAGGCCATCTTCTACGTGGGCAAGGGGACACGCATGCGGCCCTACTCCCACCTCACCGAGGCGCTGGGCCAGCACCGCGCTGGCACGCAGAAG GGCTGTCCCAAGGTGCGGCGCATCCTGGAGATCTGGGCGAGCGGACATGGGGTGCTCTCTGTGCACTGCTTCCAGAGCACGGTCCCAGCGGAGGCGTACACGCGGGAAGGCTGCTTGGTGGAGGCTCTGG GGCTGCAGACCATCACCAACCAGAGGAAGGGACTGTGCTATGGCGCAGTGGCACACTGGCCGGCAGCGCGGCGCCGGCGCCTCGGCGTTCACATGCTGCACAGGGCCATGAGCATCTTCCTCGCCGAGGGCGAGCGGCAGCTCCGACCAGTGGACATCCAGGGTGGGCGCTGA
- the ANKLE1 gene encoding ankyrin repeat and LEM domain-containing protein 1 isoform X3: protein MDRERGRGVRLLRDRGSQRAWGWLPAEDPGGARRSLSFLTEDATESSICAALPEAGSLLQEPGGCSGLRGPLPSISIPSFAPWPQGDPGGSAVPPHPLASSTLLSDGDELREGPWSRTMVGGSGGTPHVLPLPCTWVVPSPCPPQVFGPGGSLRQPQRCSRVLGKDGAPPEAPGHDGSSGSSSSDSECFVSALETLGARCCCSAGLELGEAPSPDGAGATELLPPSIPPTPEPVKGGGFGGASRAAPCGEDASDSGDVGELLTQLQGCSLQGSPPSSPWPLPRLVAGDVNPQEPPMYQHVTPRTRSRLLASAERFGASSSSSVDTLEMPRRPPRLRAPRGVPKDPAATSGCCVTPQGTDVCSGDGEETGLWGDTVLLPGAPSSSPGSSPRVLLVPGDCGHPQCPPSDAQGSPGSSPTVLLVPGDCGHPQFPPSDAQGSSGSSPTVLLVPGDCGHPQCPLSDAQGSPGSSPTELLIPGDPQCPPTDAQGSPCATFRVLEGGSGCQDPSPLGASQPLWLHRRFCRLLGPRAPTVPPSTQEHLECEEWDRAPIERHSPDHEDTALPRPLSDEDLRRQLRALGAEPGPITALTRQLYLRRLEELLRMPRNRRAGHSPELVATLRSGLIPDCAQDELVLRQEFDHPDRSRHWREGLVKSSFNYLLLDPRTTQNLPLRSHHLSPAECFRTFVQAIFYVGKGTRMRPYSHLTEALGQHRAGTQKGCPKVRRILEIWASGHGVLSVHCFQSTVPAEAYTREGCLVEALGLQTITNQRKGLCYGAVAHWPAARRRRLGVHMLHRAMSIFLAEGERQLRPVDIQGGR, encoded by the exons ATGGACCGGGAGCGGGGACGCGGAGTTCGGCTCCTGCGGGACCGGGGCTCACAGCGCGCCTGGGGATGGCTTCCTGCAGAGG ACCCGGGGGGGGCCCGGCGCTCCCTGTCCTTCCTGACTGAGGACGCCACCGAAAGCAGCATCTGCGCTGCGCTCCCCGAGGCCgggtccctgctgcaggagccaggGGGCTGCAGTGGTTTGAGGGGGCCCCTCCCATCGATCTCCATCCCTTCCTTTGCCCCATGGCCCCAGGGGGACCCCGGGGGCTCCGCTGTGCCCCCGCATCCCCTCGCCTCCAGCACGCTGCTCTCGGATGGGGATGAGCTCAGGGAGGGACCCTGGAGCAGGACCATGGTGGGAGGTTCAGGGGGTACCCCCCACGTTCTTCCCCTGCCCTGCACCTGGGTTGTCCCCAGTCCCTGTCCCCCGCAGGTGTTTGGTCCTGGTGGGTCCCTGCGCCAGCCCCAGCGTTGTAGCAGGGTCCTGGGGAAAGACGGGGCACCCCCTGAGGCTCCCGGGCACGATGGCagctctgggagcagcagcagtgacagcgAGTGCTTCGTTAGTGCCCTGGAGACCCTGGGGGCTCGGTGCTGCTGCTCcgctgggctggagctgggtgaaGCCCCTTCCCCAGACGGAGCTGGCGCCACGGAGCTGctcccccccagcatccccccaaCCCCAGAGCCGGTGAAGGGTGGAGGTTTCGGGGGAGCCTCAAGAGCAGCCCCTTGCGGTGAGGATGCTTCGGACTCGGGGGATGTAGGGGAGCTCCTCACCCAGCTCCAGGGGTGCAGCCTCCAGGGATCCCCCCCCTCCAGCCCATGGCCTCTTCCCAGGCTCGTCGCTGGGGATGTCAACCCGCAGGAGCCCCCCATGTACCAGCATGTCACCCCCAGGACCCGGAGCCGCCTCCTGGCCTCTGCAGAGCGCTTCggtgcctcctcttcctcctctgttgACACACTGGAGATGCCACGGAGACCCCCCAGGCTCAGAGCACCCCGGGGTGTCCCCAAGGATCCTGCTGCCACCTCAGGGTGCTGTGTCACCCCGCAGGGCACAGATGTGTGCAGTGGGGACGGAGAGGAGACAGGCTTGTGGGGTGACACTGTGCTCCTCCCCGGagcccccagcagctcccctggctccagccccagggtgctgctggTCCCTGGGGACTGTGGGcacccccagtgccccccatcAGATGCTCAGGGCTCCCctggctccagccccacagTGCTGCTGGTCCCTGGGGACTGTGGGCACCCCCAGTTCCCCCCATCAGATGCTCAGGGCTCCTctggctccagccccacagTGCTGCTGGTCCCTGGGGACTGTGGGCACCCTCAGTGCCCCCTCTCCGATGCTCAGGGCTCCCCTGGCTCCAGCCCCACGGAGCTGCTCATCCCTGGGgacccccagtgccccccaacAGATGCTCAGGGCTCCCCCTGTGCCACCTTCAGGGTGCTGGAAGGTGGCTCCGGGTGCCAGGACCCTTCGCCCTTGGGGGCATCACAGCCCCTGTGGCTCCACAGGCGCTTCTGCCGCCTCCTGGGACCGCGGGCCCCGACCGTGCCCCCCAGCACCCAAGAGCACCTCGAGTGCGAGGAGTGGGACCGGGCACCCATCGAGCGCCACAGCCCTGACCATGAGGACACGGCACTGCCGCGGCCCCTCTCAGATGAGGACCTGCGCCGGCAGCTGCGGGCACTGGGGGCCGAGCCAGGGCCCATCAcggcactcaccaggcagctCTACCTGCGgcggctggaggagctgctgaggatgcCCCGGAACAGGCGAGCGG GGCACAGCCCAGAGCTAGTGGCCACGCTGCGGAGTGGCCTCATCCCTGACTGCGCCCAGGATGAGCTGGTGCTGAGGCAGGAGTTCGACCACCCCGATCGGAGCCGGCACTGGCGGGAAGGGCTGGTCAAGTCCAGCTTCAACTACCTCCTCCTCGACCCCAG GACCACCCAGAACCTGCCGCTCCGCTCGCACCACCTGAGCCCGGCCGAGTGCTTCAGGACCTTCGTCCAGGCCATCTTCTACGTGGGCAAGGGGACACGCATGCGGCCCTACTCCCACCTCACCGAGGCGCTGGGCCAGCACCGCGCTGGCACGCAGAAG GGCTGTCCCAAGGTGCGGCGCATCCTGGAGATCTGGGCGAGCGGACATGGGGTGCTCTCTGTGCACTGCTTCCAGAGCACGGTCCCAGCGGAGGCGTACACGCGGGAAGGCTGCTTGGTGGAGGCTCTGG GGCTGCAGACCATCACCAACCAGAGGAAGGGACTGTGCTATGGCGCAGTGGCACACTGGCCGGCAGCGCGGCGCCGGCGCCTCGGCGTTCACATGCTGCACAGGGCCATGAGCATCTTCCTCGCCGAGGGCGAGCGGCAGCTCCGACCAGTGGACATCCAGGGTGGGCGCTGA
- the ANKLE1 gene encoding ankyrin repeat and LEM domain-containing protein 1 isoform X1 — protein MALGEREGAIPDPCCADAAAPVPGLGTGGQEDGERAMDRERGRGVRLLRDRGSQRAWGWLPAEDPGGARRSLSFLTEDATESSICAALPEAGSLLQEPGGCSGLRGPLPSISIPSFAPWPQGDPGGSAVPPHPLASSTLLSDGDELREGPWSRTMVGGSGGTPHVLPLPCTWVVPSPCPPQVFGPGGSLRQPQRCSRVLGKDGAPPEAPGHDGSSGSSSSDSECFVSALETLGARCCCSAGLELGEAPSPDGAGATELLPPSIPPTPEPVKGGGFGGASRAAPCGEDASDSGDVGELLTQLQGCSLQGSPPSSPWPLPRLVAGDVNPQEPPMYQHVTPRTRSRLLASAERFGASSSSSVDTLEMPRRPPRLRAPRGVPKDPAATSGCCVTPQGTDVCSGDGEETGLWGDTVLLPGAPSSSPGSSPRVLLVPGDCGHPQCPPSDAQGSPGSSPTVLLVPGDCGHPQFPPSDAQGSSGSSPTVLLVPGDCGHPQCPLSDAQGSPGSSPTELLIPGDPQCPPTDAQGSPCATFRVLEGGSGCQDPSPLGASQPLWLHRRFCRLLGPRAPTVPPSTQEHLECEEWDRAPIERHSPDHEDTALPRPLSDEDLRRQLRALGAEPGPITALTRQLYLRRLEELLRMPRNRRAGHSPELVATLRSGLIPDCAQDELVLRQEFDHPDRSRHWREGLVKSSFNYLLLDPRTTQNLPLRSHHLSPAECFRTFVQAIFYVGKGTRMRPYSHLTEALGQHRAGTQKGCPKVRRILEIWASGHGVLSVHCFQSTVPAEAYTREGCLVEALGLQTITNQRKGLCYGAVAHWPAARRRRLGVHMLHRAMSIFLAEGERQLRPVDIQGGR, from the exons GATGGGGAACGAGCCATGGACCGGGAGCGGGGACGCGGAGTTCGGCTCCTGCGGGACCGGGGCTCACAGCGCGCCTGGGGATGGCTTCCTGCAGAGG ACCCGGGGGGGGCCCGGCGCTCCCTGTCCTTCCTGACTGAGGACGCCACCGAAAGCAGCATCTGCGCTGCGCTCCCCGAGGCCgggtccctgctgcaggagccaggGGGCTGCAGTGGTTTGAGGGGGCCCCTCCCATCGATCTCCATCCCTTCCTTTGCCCCATGGCCCCAGGGGGACCCCGGGGGCTCCGCTGTGCCCCCGCATCCCCTCGCCTCCAGCACGCTGCTCTCGGATGGGGATGAGCTCAGGGAGGGACCCTGGAGCAGGACCATGGTGGGAGGTTCAGGGGGTACCCCCCACGTTCTTCCCCTGCCCTGCACCTGGGTTGTCCCCAGTCCCTGTCCCCCGCAGGTGTTTGGTCCTGGTGGGTCCCTGCGCCAGCCCCAGCGTTGTAGCAGGGTCCTGGGGAAAGACGGGGCACCCCCTGAGGCTCCCGGGCACGATGGCagctctgggagcagcagcagtgacagcgAGTGCTTCGTTAGTGCCCTGGAGACCCTGGGGGCTCGGTGCTGCTGCTCcgctgggctggagctgggtgaaGCCCCTTCCCCAGACGGAGCTGGCGCCACGGAGCTGctcccccccagcatccccccaaCCCCAGAGCCGGTGAAGGGTGGAGGTTTCGGGGGAGCCTCAAGAGCAGCCCCTTGCGGTGAGGATGCTTCGGACTCGGGGGATGTAGGGGAGCTCCTCACCCAGCTCCAGGGGTGCAGCCTCCAGGGATCCCCCCCCTCCAGCCCATGGCCTCTTCCCAGGCTCGTCGCTGGGGATGTCAACCCGCAGGAGCCCCCCATGTACCAGCATGTCACCCCCAGGACCCGGAGCCGCCTCCTGGCCTCTGCAGAGCGCTTCggtgcctcctcttcctcctctgttgACACACTGGAGATGCCACGGAGACCCCCCAGGCTCAGAGCACCCCGGGGTGTCCCCAAGGATCCTGCTGCCACCTCAGGGTGCTGTGTCACCCCGCAGGGCACAGATGTGTGCAGTGGGGACGGAGAGGAGACAGGCTTGTGGGGTGACACTGTGCTCCTCCCCGGagcccccagcagctcccctggctccagccccagggtgctgctggTCCCTGGGGACTGTGGGcacccccagtgccccccatcAGATGCTCAGGGCTCCCctggctccagccccacagTGCTGCTGGTCCCTGGGGACTGTGGGCACCCCCAGTTCCCCCCATCAGATGCTCAGGGCTCCTctggctccagccccacagTGCTGCTGGTCCCTGGGGACTGTGGGCACCCTCAGTGCCCCCTCTCCGATGCTCAGGGCTCCCCTGGCTCCAGCCCCACGGAGCTGCTCATCCCTGGGgacccccagtgccccccaacAGATGCTCAGGGCTCCCCCTGTGCCACCTTCAGGGTGCTGGAAGGTGGCTCCGGGTGCCAGGACCCTTCGCCCTTGGGGGCATCACAGCCCCTGTGGCTCCACAGGCGCTTCTGCCGCCTCCTGGGACCGCGGGCCCCGACCGTGCCCCCCAGCACCCAAGAGCACCTCGAGTGCGAGGAGTGGGACCGGGCACCCATCGAGCGCCACAGCCCTGACCATGAGGACACGGCACTGCCGCGGCCCCTCTCAGATGAGGACCTGCGCCGGCAGCTGCGGGCACTGGGGGCCGAGCCAGGGCCCATCAcggcactcaccaggcagctCTACCTGCGgcggctggaggagctgctgaggatgcCCCGGAACAGGCGAGCGG GGCACAGCCCAGAGCTAGTGGCCACGCTGCGGAGTGGCCTCATCCCTGACTGCGCCCAGGATGAGCTGGTGCTGAGGCAGGAGTTCGACCACCCCGATCGGAGCCGGCACTGGCGGGAAGGGCTGGTCAAGTCCAGCTTCAACTACCTCCTCCTCGACCCCAG GACCACCCAGAACCTGCCGCTCCGCTCGCACCACCTGAGCCCGGCCGAGTGCTTCAGGACCTTCGTCCAGGCCATCTTCTACGTGGGCAAGGGGACACGCATGCGGCCCTACTCCCACCTCACCGAGGCGCTGGGCCAGCACCGCGCTGGCACGCAGAAG GGCTGTCCCAAGGTGCGGCGCATCCTGGAGATCTGGGCGAGCGGACATGGGGTGCTCTCTGTGCACTGCTTCCAGAGCACGGTCCCAGCGGAGGCGTACACGCGGGAAGGCTGCTTGGTGGAGGCTCTGG GGCTGCAGACCATCACCAACCAGAGGAAGGGACTGTGCTATGGCGCAGTGGCACACTGGCCGGCAGCGCGGCGCCGGCGCCTCGGCGTTCACATGCTGCACAGGGCCATGAGCATCTTCCTCGCCGAGGGCGAGCGGCAGCTCCGACCAGTGGACATCCAGGGTGGGCGCTGA
- the ANKLE1 gene encoding ankyrin repeat and LEM domain-containing protein 1 isoform X6 → MYQHVTPRTRSRLLASAERFGASSSSSVDTLEMPRRPPRLRAPRGVPKDPAATSGCCVTPQGTDVCSGDGEETGLWGDTVLLPGAPSSSPGSSPRVLLVPGDCGHPQCPPSDAQGSPGSSPTVLLVPGDCGHPQFPPSDAQGSSGSSPTVLLVPGDCGHPQCPLSDAQGSPGSSPTELLIPGDPQCPPTDAQGSPCATFRVLEGGSGCQDPSPLGASQPLWLHRRFCRLLGPRAPTVPPSTQEHLECEEWDRAPIERHSPDHEDTALPRPLSDEDLRRQLRALGAEPGPITALTRQLYLRRLEELLRMPRNRRAGHSPELVATLRSGLIPDCAQDELVLRQEFDHPDRSRHWREGLVKSSFNYLLLDPRTTQNLPLRSHHLSPAECFRTFVQAIFYVGKGTRMRPYSHLTEALGQHRAGTQKGCPKVRRILEIWASGHGVLSVHCFQSTVPAEAYTREGCLVEALGLQTITNQRKGLCYGAVAHWPAARRRRLGVHMLHRAMSIFLAEGERQLRPVDIQGGR, encoded by the exons ATGTACCAGCATGTCACCCCCAGGACCCGGAGCCGCCTCCTGGCCTCTGCAGAGCGCTTCggtgcctcctcttcctcctctgttgACACACTGGAGATGCCACGGAGACCCCCCAGGCTCAGAGCACCCCGGGGTGTCCCCAAGGATCCTGCTGCCACCTCAGGGTGCTGTGTCACCCCGCAGGGCACAGATGTGTGCAGTGGGGACGGAGAGGAGACAGGCTTGTGGGGTGACACTGTGCTCCTCCCCGGagcccccagcagctcccctggctccagccccagggtgctgctggTCCCTGGGGACTGTGGGcacccccagtgccccccatcAGATGCTCAGGGCTCCCctggctccagccccacagTGCTGCTGGTCCCTGGGGACTGTGGGCACCCCCAGTTCCCCCCATCAGATGCTCAGGGCTCCTctggctccagccccacagTGCTGCTGGTCCCTGGGGACTGTGGGCACCCTCAGTGCCCCCTCTCCGATGCTCAGGGCTCCCCTGGCTCCAGCCCCACGGAGCTGCTCATCCCTGGGgacccccagtgccccccaacAGATGCTCAGGGCTCCCCCTGTGCCACCTTCAGGGTGCTGGAAGGTGGCTCCGGGTGCCAGGACCCTTCGCCCTTGGGGGCATCACAGCCCCTGTGGCTCCACAGGCGCTTCTGCCGCCTCCTGGGACCGCGGGCCCCGACCGTGCCCCCCAGCACCCAAGAGCACCTCGAGTGCGAGGAGTGGGACCGGGCACCCATCGAGCGCCACAGCCCTGACCATGAGGACACGGCACTGCCGCGGCCCCTCTCAGATGAGGACCTGCGCCGGCAGCTGCGGGCACTGGGGGCCGAGCCAGGGCCCATCAcggcactcaccaggcagctCTACCTGCGgcggctggaggagctgctgaggatgcCCCGGAACAGGCGAGCGG GGCACAGCCCAGAGCTAGTGGCCACGCTGCGGAGTGGCCTCATCCCTGACTGCGCCCAGGATGAGCTGGTGCTGAGGCAGGAGTTCGACCACCCCGATCGGAGCCGGCACTGGCGGGAAGGGCTGGTCAAGTCCAGCTTCAACTACCTCCTCCTCGACCCCAG GACCACCCAGAACCTGCCGCTCCGCTCGCACCACCTGAGCCCGGCCGAGTGCTTCAGGACCTTCGTCCAGGCCATCTTCTACGTGGGCAAGGGGACACGCATGCGGCCCTACTCCCACCTCACCGAGGCGCTGGGCCAGCACCGCGCTGGCACGCAGAAG GGCTGTCCCAAGGTGCGGCGCATCCTGGAGATCTGGGCGAGCGGACATGGGGTGCTCTCTGTGCACTGCTTCCAGAGCACGGTCCCAGCGGAGGCGTACACGCGGGAAGGCTGCTTGGTGGAGGCTCTGG GGCTGCAGACCATCACCAACCAGAGGAAGGGACTGTGCTATGGCGCAGTGGCACACTGGCCGGCAGCGCGGCGCCGGCGCCTCGGCGTTCACATGCTGCACAGGGCCATGAGCATCTTCCTCGCCGAGGGCGAGCGGCAGCTCCGACCAGTGGACATCCAGGGTGGGCGCTGA
- the ANKLE1 gene encoding ankyrin repeat and LEM domain-containing protein 1 isoform X2, translating to MLRLLCRGWELGDRSDVRALQDGERAMDRERGRGVRLLRDRGSQRAWGWLPAEDPGGARRSLSFLTEDATESSICAALPEAGSLLQEPGGCSGLRGPLPSISIPSFAPWPQGDPGGSAVPPHPLASSTLLSDGDELREGPWSRTMVGGSGGTPHVLPLPCTWVVPSPCPPQVFGPGGSLRQPQRCSRVLGKDGAPPEAPGHDGSSGSSSSDSECFVSALETLGARCCCSAGLELGEAPSPDGAGATELLPPSIPPTPEPVKGGGFGGASRAAPCGEDASDSGDVGELLTQLQGCSLQGSPPSSPWPLPRLVAGDVNPQEPPMYQHVTPRTRSRLLASAERFGASSSSSVDTLEMPRRPPRLRAPRGVPKDPAATSGCCVTPQGTDVCSGDGEETGLWGDTVLLPGAPSSSPGSSPRVLLVPGDCGHPQCPPSDAQGSPGSSPTVLLVPGDCGHPQFPPSDAQGSSGSSPTVLLVPGDCGHPQCPLSDAQGSPGSSPTELLIPGDPQCPPTDAQGSPCATFRVLEGGSGCQDPSPLGASQPLWLHRRFCRLLGPRAPTVPPSTQEHLECEEWDRAPIERHSPDHEDTALPRPLSDEDLRRQLRALGAEPGPITALTRQLYLRRLEELLRMPRNRRAGHSPELVATLRSGLIPDCAQDELVLRQEFDHPDRSRHWREGLVKSSFNYLLLDPRTTQNLPLRSHHLSPAECFRTFVQAIFYVGKGTRMRPYSHLTEALGQHRAGTQKGCPKVRRILEIWASGHGVLSVHCFQSTVPAEAYTREGCLVEALGLQTITNQRKGLCYGAVAHWPAARRRRLGVHMLHRAMSIFLAEGERQLRPVDIQGGR from the exons TGATGTCCGCGCCCTGCAGGATGGGGAACGAGCCATGGACCGGGAGCGGGGACGCGGAGTTCGGCTCCTGCGGGACCGGGGCTCACAGCGCGCCTGGGGATGGCTTCCTGCAGAGG ACCCGGGGGGGGCCCGGCGCTCCCTGTCCTTCCTGACTGAGGACGCCACCGAAAGCAGCATCTGCGCTGCGCTCCCCGAGGCCgggtccctgctgcaggagccaggGGGCTGCAGTGGTTTGAGGGGGCCCCTCCCATCGATCTCCATCCCTTCCTTTGCCCCATGGCCCCAGGGGGACCCCGGGGGCTCCGCTGTGCCCCCGCATCCCCTCGCCTCCAGCACGCTGCTCTCGGATGGGGATGAGCTCAGGGAGGGACCCTGGAGCAGGACCATGGTGGGAGGTTCAGGGGGTACCCCCCACGTTCTTCCCCTGCCCTGCACCTGGGTTGTCCCCAGTCCCTGTCCCCCGCAGGTGTTTGGTCCTGGTGGGTCCCTGCGCCAGCCCCAGCGTTGTAGCAGGGTCCTGGGGAAAGACGGGGCACCCCCTGAGGCTCCCGGGCACGATGGCagctctgggagcagcagcagtgacagcgAGTGCTTCGTTAGTGCCCTGGAGACCCTGGGGGCTCGGTGCTGCTGCTCcgctgggctggagctgggtgaaGCCCCTTCCCCAGACGGAGCTGGCGCCACGGAGCTGctcccccccagcatccccccaaCCCCAGAGCCGGTGAAGGGTGGAGGTTTCGGGGGAGCCTCAAGAGCAGCCCCTTGCGGTGAGGATGCTTCGGACTCGGGGGATGTAGGGGAGCTCCTCACCCAGCTCCAGGGGTGCAGCCTCCAGGGATCCCCCCCCTCCAGCCCATGGCCTCTTCCCAGGCTCGTCGCTGGGGATGTCAACCCGCAGGAGCCCCCCATGTACCAGCATGTCACCCCCAGGACCCGGAGCCGCCTCCTGGCCTCTGCAGAGCGCTTCggtgcctcctcttcctcctctgttgACACACTGGAGATGCCACGGAGACCCCCCAGGCTCAGAGCACCCCGGGGTGTCCCCAAGGATCCTGCTGCCACCTCAGGGTGCTGTGTCACCCCGCAGGGCACAGATGTGTGCAGTGGGGACGGAGAGGAGACAGGCTTGTGGGGTGACACTGTGCTCCTCCCCGGagcccccagcagctcccctggctccagccccagggtgctgctggTCCCTGGGGACTGTGGGcacccccagtgccccccatcAGATGCTCAGGGCTCCCctggctccagccccacagTGCTGCTGGTCCCTGGGGACTGTGGGCACCCCCAGTTCCCCCCATCAGATGCTCAGGGCTCCTctggctccagccccacagTGCTGCTGGTCCCTGGGGACTGTGGGCACCCTCAGTGCCCCCTCTCCGATGCTCAGGGCTCCCCTGGCTCCAGCCCCACGGAGCTGCTCATCCCTGGGgacccccagtgccccccaacAGATGCTCAGGGCTCCCCCTGTGCCACCTTCAGGGTGCTGGAAGGTGGCTCCGGGTGCCAGGACCCTTCGCCCTTGGGGGCATCACAGCCCCTGTGGCTCCACAGGCGCTTCTGCCGCCTCCTGGGACCGCGGGCCCCGACCGTGCCCCCCAGCACCCAAGAGCACCTCGAGTGCGAGGAGTGGGACCGGGCACCCATCGAGCGCCACAGCCCTGACCATGAGGACACGGCACTGCCGCGGCCCCTCTCAGATGAGGACCTGCGCCGGCAGCTGCGGGCACTGGGGGCCGAGCCAGGGCCCATCAcggcactcaccaggcagctCTACCTGCGgcggctggaggagctgctgaggatgcCCCGGAACAGGCGAGCGG GGCACAGCCCAGAGCTAGTGGCCACGCTGCGGAGTGGCCTCATCCCTGACTGCGCCCAGGATGAGCTGGTGCTGAGGCAGGAGTTCGACCACCCCGATCGGAGCCGGCACTGGCGGGAAGGGCTGGTCAAGTCCAGCTTCAACTACCTCCTCCTCGACCCCAG GACCACCCAGAACCTGCCGCTCCGCTCGCACCACCTGAGCCCGGCCGAGTGCTTCAGGACCTTCGTCCAGGCCATCTTCTACGTGGGCAAGGGGACACGCATGCGGCCCTACTCCCACCTCACCGAGGCGCTGGGCCAGCACCGCGCTGGCACGCAGAAG GGCTGTCCCAAGGTGCGGCGCATCCTGGAGATCTGGGCGAGCGGACATGGGGTGCTCTCTGTGCACTGCTTCCAGAGCACGGTCCCAGCGGAGGCGTACACGCGGGAAGGCTGCTTGGTGGAGGCTCTGG GGCTGCAGACCATCACCAACCAGAGGAAGGGACTGTGCTATGGCGCAGTGGCACACTGGCCGGCAGCGCGGCGCCGGCGCCTCGGCGTTCACATGCTGCACAGGGCCATGAGCATCTTCCTCGCCGAGGGCGAGCGGCAGCTCCGACCAGTGGACATCCAGGGTGGGCGCTGA